The segment GGAACGCCAGTTTTTGTAGGCACTAGAGTTCCTGTGCAGACTCTTTTGGATTACCTAAAAGCAGGAGAATCGATCGATGATTTTCTAGACGGATTTCCAACGGTCAGTAGAGAACAGGTCATTGCCTTACTAGAAGAGGCAGAGAAACAAATTGTCAGGATGGTCGCTTAGCATGAACCTCTTGTTAGACGAGTGTATCGATCGTAGGCTGGCAAGAGAGTTCTCTGACTATGACGTGAAACCTGTTCCGCAAATGGGATGGGCAGGAATCAAAGACGGGCAACTGCTTGAACTTGCAGCATTAGAGTTCGATGTTTTCCTTACGGTCGATCGTAACCTAGCGTTCCAACAAAACCTGCCAGCATTCGATATTGCAGTCATCGTTTTGCAAGCATCTTCTAACCGTTTGGCAGATTTGAAGCCTTTAGCTCCGGCAGTGTTAGCAATTTTGCCGACCGCAATGAAAGGGCAGGCTACGATCGTGAGCGCGTAAAACCCAAACCATATGACATTAATAGTCGTCGTTAGAGTAAATGTCATCGATGTTGCGCGGACGCAAACGATCGGTGAGCGGTTCTGGCTGGAGCACATCCGGTTGGCGTGCCGAGGAGCGCTCTGGTAATCGTTCTTGCGGTTTCAACGGCGCAAATTCTAGGCGAATTCTGACTCTGCCACGTTGCCAGCCTGTGCCTGAATTGAAGCGCAGTGCTTCACACTCTAAACCATCCTCAAACCAGGCTTCGTTATCTTCTGTCCATTCCCCTTCTCGATCGCTGACCGCTTGTGCCAACTGGTCAAGGAATTCACTCACCTTGAACGTCGGATTGGTCATCAACACGCGACCGCGATCGACGAACAAGACTTCATCATCATTCATTGGGGTAAATCCGTTATCCATTCTCAATCCTCGTCGATCGCGTTCTCTTGTGCATTATAAGAACCATCCGTAGCTATGGAGTCCTTTACCCAAAAGATTCACCCCTAAATAACAGACCCAAACCACGACAAATCCTACTGCGGCAAGGATAGCAGGACGACGACCTTGCCAGCCTTTGGTGATGCGCGCATGCAGATAAGCCGCAAAAACTAGCCACGTGATCAATGCCCACGTTTCTTTGGGATCCCAACTCCAATAAGAACCCCAAGCCTCATTCGCCCAAACGCCTCCTGCAATAATGCCAATCGTCAACAGCGGAAAGCCAAGTCCAATCACGCGGTAGCTAATATTGTCCAAGGTATCTGCAAGAGTTAGACGTTGCGGAGAAAGGGTGGTCTTCTCTAAAACTGCAGTTCCACCTGAATTGACACTCACCTCTTCAGAGCGATGAAGTTGATAGGATTTTTCGCGGTAACTACCTGTTCCGACAGAACTGCCTCGAAGTTCGATATTCTGTCCGCGAGTGACGACTAAAAACGCGATCGCCAAAAGCGATCCCACCATCAAAGTTGCATAACTGAGCATCATGACGCTGACATGCATCATCAGCCAATTGGATTTCAAGGCAGGAACCAATGGCGCAGAAGCCTGCATCGTATCGGGTAGCGTCAGAGCGGCAAAAGCCGTGATTGCCATTGAAACGGGCGCTGTGACAATGCCGACGAGATTGCTTTTGCTCATATTTTCAGCGATCAAGTGCATCGTGGTAATGCCCCAGACCAGGAAAAAGAGCGATTCGTAAAGATTGCTGAGGGGGAAATAGCCTGCTTCGATCCAGCGAGCAGCAAGGAGTGCAGCCGTAGAGAGATTTGCGATCGCCATTCCTGCCGTCCCCAGAGTCGATGCGTAAGGCACCTGGGGAAAGGCTGCACCAACCCAATAGATCAGCATTGTGGCGAATAACACAGCAAATGACAGATTATCTAAAACGCCTTGGAGTGCAACCAAATCCATTGTTGTTTCCTTACGGGGATTAATCGAAGTTTACAGTGTCTCTCAATTGTATAAGGCGAAGGGGCGTTCCGAGTTTTACCGAGTGTCGTAATGAAGTTTGGATTTTGGTATTGCAAAGACCCAGACAAGTTTAAAAGAACACGTCAGAATAGAGAACAAATCATCAGAATCATAGAAGAGGTGC is part of the Leptolyngbya boryana PCC 6306 genome and harbors:
- a CDS encoding DUF5615 family PIN-like protein; translation: MNLLLDECIDRRLAREFSDYDVKPVPQMGWAGIKDGQLLELAALEFDVFLTVDRNLAFQQNLPAFDIAVIVLQASSNRLADLKPLAPAVLAILPTAMKGQATIVSA
- a CDS encoding KGK domain-containing protein, with product MDNGFTPMNDDEVLFVDRGRVLMTNPTFKVSEFLDQLAQAVSDREGEWTEDNEAWFEDGLECEALRFNSGTGWQRGRVRIRLEFAPLKPQERLPERSSARQPDVLQPEPLTDRLRPRNIDDIYSNDDY
- a CDS encoding DUF433 domain-containing protein, which encodes MSKHSSVISSSPEIMGGTPVFVGTRVPVQTLLDYLKAGESIDDFLDGFPTVSREQVIALLEEAEKQIVRMVA
- the ccsB gene encoding c-type cytochrome biogenesis protein CcsB; its protein translation is MDLVALQGVLDNLSFAVLFATMLIYWVGAAFPQVPYASTLGTAGMAIANLSTAALLAARWIEAGYFPLSNLYESLFFLVWGITTMHLIAENMSKSNLVGIVTAPVSMAITAFAALTLPDTMQASAPLVPALKSNWLMMHVSVMMLSYATLMVGSLLAIAFLVVTRGQNIELRGSSVGTGSYREKSYQLHRSEEVSVNSGGTAVLEKTTLSPQRLTLADTLDNISYRVIGLGFPLLTIGIIAGGVWANEAWGSYWSWDPKETWALITWLVFAAYLHARITKGWQGRRPAILAAVGFVVVWVCYLGVNLLGKGLHSYGWFL